In Actinomycetota bacterium, a genomic segment contains:
- a CDS encoding histidinol-phosphate transaminase, producing MSDRELAERLASRPDLADLVPYGAPQLDVAVRLNTNESPYPAPAAVMEDLARRVGALGLNRYPDRDFRDLREALAAHVGTLTEQVWVANGSNEIIQQLVLAFGGAERKAMTFEPTYDMHGRITRVTGTRLIRARRNADFTMDLETSLEAIRVNRPDIVFLCSPNNPSGTLIPEEDIEAIAAAASGLVVLDEAYAEFAGESAWRLVEDHEHLVVARTFSKAFRMAGARIGYLIAQAPVIQEVLKVRLPYHLSSLTQAAALTALEHAEELESTVVTMRHERGRLWDELSTTRGITAFPSRANFILFRCDAVEAATVWQRLLDRGVLVRDFSSTQGCEGCLRVSVGTAEQDERFLQALSEALR from the coding sequence GTGAGCGACCGGGAGCTGGCCGAGCGCCTGGCCTCGCGCCCCGACCTCGCCGACCTGGTGCCCTACGGGGCACCGCAGCTGGACGTCGCCGTGCGCCTGAACACCAACGAGAGCCCCTACCCGGCCCCAGCGGCGGTGATGGAGGACCTCGCCCGCCGGGTGGGCGCCCTGGGGCTCAACCGGTACCCGGACCGGGATTTCCGGGACCTGCGCGAGGCCCTCGCCGCCCATGTCGGCACGCTGACCGAGCAGGTCTGGGTGGCCAACGGCTCCAACGAGATCATCCAGCAGCTGGTGCTGGCCTTCGGCGGGGCGGAGCGCAAGGCGATGACCTTCGAGCCCACCTACGACATGCACGGGCGCATCACCCGGGTGACCGGCACCCGGCTGATCCGGGCCCGGCGCAACGCCGACTTCACGATGGACCTTGAGACCTCCCTGGAGGCGATCCGGGTCAACCGCCCCGACATCGTGTTCCTGTGCTCGCCCAACAACCCGTCGGGGACCCTGATCCCCGAGGAGGACATCGAGGCGATCGCCGCGGCGGCCTCCGGGCTGGTGGTGCTGGACGAGGCCTATGCCGAGTTCGCCGGCGAGTCGGCCTGGCGGCTGGTGGAGGACCACGAGCACCTGGTGGTGGCCCGCACCTTCTCGAAGGCGTTCCGCATGGCGGGCGCCCGGATCGGCTACCTGATCGCCCAGGCGCCCGTGATCCAGGAGGTGCTGAAGGTGCGGCTGCCCTACCACCTGTCCAGCCTGACCCAGGCCGCCGCCCTGACCGCCCTCGAGCACGCCGAGGAGCTGGAGTCGACGGTGGTCACCATGCGCCACGAGCGGGGGCGCCTGTGGGACGAGCTGTCCACCACCCGGGGCATCACCGCCTTCCCCAGCCGGGCCAACTTCATCCTGTTCCGCTGCGACGCGGTGGAGGCCGCCACGGTGTGGCAGCGCCTGCTGGACCGGGGCGTGCTGGTCCGGGACTTCTCCTCCACCCAGGGGTGCGAGGGCTGCCTGCGGGTGTCGGTGGGCACCGCCGAGCAGGACGAGCGCTTCCTGCAGGCGCTGTCCGAGGCCCTCCGGTGA
- the hisH gene encoding imidazole glycerol phosphate synthase subunit HisH produces MRAGIVDYRMGNLASVAKALEKVGAQSFVSPDPDTLGGADLVVLPGVGNFAAGMANLRHGGLDAFVKDWAGAGRPLLGICMGMQMFLDHSEEGDTAGLGIVAGSVVRLRGDVKVPHMGWNTVSSTTGFLQPFEGKHFYFVHSYACVPAGEPAAVTTYAQPFASAVIAGNVVGVQFHPEKSSHDGLALLRAALGAICPA; encoded by the coding sequence ATGAGAGCCGGGATCGTCGACTACCGCATGGGCAATCTGGCCAGCGTCGCCAAGGCCCTGGAAAAGGTGGGCGCGCAGAGCTTCGTGTCGCCCGACCCCGACACCCTGGGCGGGGCCGACCTCGTGGTCCTGCCCGGTGTGGGCAACTTCGCCGCCGGGATGGCGAACCTGCGCCACGGCGGCCTCGACGCCTTCGTGAAGGACTGGGCGGGGGCGGGCCGGCCGCTGCTCGGCATCTGTATGGGGATGCAGATGTTCCTCGACCACTCTGAGGAGGGCGACACCGCCGGCCTCGGCATCGTGGCTGGGTCGGTGGTGCGCCTACGGGGCGACGTGAAGGTCCCGCACATGGGCTGGAACACCGTGTCGTCCACGACCGGTTTCCTGCAACCCTTTGAGGGCAAGCATTTCTACTTCGTCCACTCCTACGCCTGTGTCCCTGCGGGCGAGCCCGCCGCGGTCACCACCTACGCCCAGCCCTTCGCCTCGGCGGTGATCGCCGGCAACGTGGTGGGCGTGCAGTTCCACCCCGAGAAGTCCAGCCACGACGGGCTCGCGCTGCTCCGGGCGGCCCTCGGGGCGATCTGCCCGGCCTAG
- the trpE gene encoding anthranilate synthase component I — MPEYRPARDEFDRLAGEFPVVPVWREVIADLETPVSAFMKLGEQPHAFLLESVEGGERWGRYSFIGVDPFLVMTSRDGSVDWEGMPPVSVEGTPLEVLRAVLESYSSPALSGLPPLHAGAVGYLGYDVVRYLEELPQTTVDEVGTPELMLMFPRSLLAFDHLRQRVAVVSNVVAGDGPGAYDRAVERIEALVAALGTPLAYAPRALTPVEVALPGSSMAREQFEAAVEAAKEYIMAGDIFQVVIAQRFSAPLDADPFEIYRVLRLVNPSPYMFYLRHPEITVIGSSPEPLIKVAGGHITQRPIAGSRPRGATEEEDAALAAELVADEKERAEHIMLVDLARNDVGRVSRWGSVRVEELMVVERYSHIMHLVSQVGGELRDGCSALDALYASFPAGTVSGAPKIRAMEIIDELEPTRRGPYAGVVGYFDFSGNLDTCIALRTAYIAGGQFHIQAGGGIVADSDPGKEWWESVNKAKALLTAAQIAGRLRQADPA; from the coding sequence GTGCCCGAGTACCGGCCCGCCCGCGACGAGTTCGATCGGCTCGCCGGTGAGTTCCCCGTCGTCCCGGTGTGGCGGGAGGTGATCGCCGACCTGGAGACGCCGGTCTCGGCGTTCATGAAGCTGGGCGAGCAGCCGCACGCCTTCCTGCTGGAGTCGGTGGAGGGTGGCGAGCGCTGGGGCCGCTATAGCTTCATCGGGGTGGACCCGTTCCTGGTGATGACCTCCCGGGATGGTTCGGTGGACTGGGAGGGGATGCCCCCGGTGTCTGTCGAAGGGACCCCCCTGGAGGTGCTCCGGGCCGTGCTGGAGTCCTACTCCTCCCCGGCGCTGTCTGGGCTGCCGCCCCTGCACGCCGGGGCGGTGGGGTACCTGGGCTACGACGTGGTGCGCTACCTGGAGGAGCTGCCCCAGACCACCGTGGACGAGGTGGGCACCCCGGAGCTGATGCTCATGTTCCCCCGCAGCCTGCTGGCCTTCGACCACCTCCGCCAGCGGGTGGCAGTGGTCTCCAACGTCGTCGCCGGCGACGGCCCCGGCGCCTACGACCGGGCGGTGGAGCGCATCGAGGCCCTGGTGGCTGCGCTGGGCACGCCGCTGGCCTACGCCCCCCGGGCGCTGACGCCGGTGGAGGTGGCGCTGCCCGGGTCGAGCATGGCCCGGGAGCAGTTCGAGGCCGCGGTCGAGGCGGCCAAGGAGTACATCATGGCGGGCGACATCTTCCAGGTGGTGATCGCCCAGCGCTTCTCGGCGCCGCTGGACGCCGACCCGTTCGAGATCTACCGGGTCCTGCGCCTCGTCAACCCCAGCCCCTACATGTTCTACCTGCGCCACCCCGAGATCACGGTGATCGGGTCCTCACCCGAGCCGCTGATCAAGGTGGCGGGCGGCCACATCACCCAGCGGCCGATCGCCGGCTCCCGGCCCCGGGGTGCCACCGAGGAGGAGGACGCCGCCCTGGCCGCCGAGCTGGTGGCCGACGAGAAGGAGCGGGCCGAGCACATCATGCTGGTCGACCTCGCCCGCAACGATGTCGGCCGGGTCAGCCGGTGGGGGAGCGTGCGGGTGGAGGAACTGATGGTGGTCGAGCGCTACAGCCACATCATGCACCTGGTCTCCCAGGTGGGCGGCGAGCTACGGGACGGCTGCAGCGCCCTGGACGCCCTCTACGCCTCGTTCCCCGCCGGGACGGTGTCCGGGGCGCCCAAGATCCGGGCGATGGAGATCATCGACGAGCTGGAGCCCACCCGCCGGGGGCCCTACGCCGGCGTGGTGGGCTACTTCGACTTCTCCGGCAACCTCGACACCTGCATTGCCCTGCGCACCGCCTACATCGCCGGGGGGCAGTTCCACATCCAGGCGGGTGGGGGCATCGTGGCCGACTCGGACCCGGGCAAGGAGTGGTGGGAGTCGGTGAACAAGGCGAAGGCCCTCCTGACCGCGGCCCAGATCGCCGGACGGCTGCGGCAGGCCGATCCGGCGTAG
- the nadC gene encoding carboxylating nicotinate-nucleotide diphosphorylase, producing the protein MPAAHVPPSADQQELEELARRALAEDLGQAGDVTSKRIVRAELPGRARILAKSSGILAGTAMAAAVFKAVDPALAVDWKLADGALLEPDATVAELAGRARAILAGERVALNFLQHLSGVATLTAAFVAAAQPHGVKILCTRKTVPGLRRLERDAVAAGGGTKHRAGLYDAILIKTSHIKLAGGIGEAVRRARANPPMPVEVEVRTAEELEEALAAKAEWVLLDNAGPAEIAAAVARTRGVASLEISGGVSLATVGAIAALHPDAISVGALTHSAPAVDLALHIAGPVGAGPRGAVPARGA; encoded by the coding sequence ATGCCCGCAGCCCACGTCCCCCCATCCGCCGACCAGCAGGAGCTGGAGGAGCTCGCCCGCCGGGCGCTCGCCGAGGACCTCGGCCAGGCGGGCGACGTCACCTCCAAGCGCATCGTGCGGGCCGAGCTGCCCGGCCGGGCGCGGATCCTCGCCAAGTCATCCGGCATCCTGGCGGGCACGGCCATGGCGGCGGCGGTTTTCAAGGCGGTGGACCCCGCCCTGGCGGTGGACTGGAAACTGGCCGACGGGGCATTGTTAGAGCCAGATGCGACCGTGGCCGAGCTGGCCGGGCGGGCGCGGGCGATCCTCGCCGGGGAGCGGGTGGCCCTGAACTTCCTGCAGCACCTGTCGGGAGTCGCCACCCTGACCGCGGCGTTCGTGGCAGCCGCCCAGCCCCACGGCGTGAAGATCCTGTGCACCCGCAAGACCGTCCCCGGGCTGCGCCGGCTGGAGCGGGACGCGGTTGCCGCCGGCGGGGGCACCAAGCACCGGGCCGGGCTCTACGACGCCATCCTCATCAAGACCAGCCACATCAAGCTGGCCGGCGGGATCGGCGAGGCGGTCCGGCGGGCCCGGGCCAACCCCCCGATGCCGGTCGAGGTGGAGGTGCGCACCGCCGAGGAGCTGGAGGAGGCGCTGGCGGCCAAGGCCGAGTGGGTGCTGCTGGACAACGCCGGCCCGGCGGAGATTGCCGCGGCCGTGGCCCGGACCCGGGGCGTGGCCTCGCTCGAGATCTCGGGCGGCGTCAGCCTCGCCACCGTGGGAGCCATAGCGGCACTCCACCCGGACGCGATCTCCGTCGGGGCACTGACCCATTCGGCTCCGGCGGTCGACCTGGCGCTGCACATCGCAGGACCCGTGGGTGCGGGGCCCCGGGGCGCGGTCCCTGCCCGCGGCGCCTGA
- the hisI gene encoding phosphoribosyl-AMP cyclohydrolase, protein MIKFDDKGLVPAIVQDATTGEVLMMAWMNEESLRRTLEQGTTWFWSRSRQEFWNKGATSGNFQHVVEALYDCDGDALVMKVNADGPACHTGERTCFYRAFT, encoded by the coding sequence ATGATCAAGTTCGACGACAAGGGCCTGGTGCCCGCCATCGTCCAGGACGCCACCACCGGCGAGGTCCTGATGATGGCGTGGATGAACGAGGAGTCGCTGCGCCGCACCCTCGAGCAGGGCACCACGTGGTTCTGGAGCCGCAGCCGCCAGGAATTCTGGAACAAGGGGGCCACGTCGGGCAACTTCCAGCACGTCGTCGAGGCGTTGTACGACTGCGACGGCGACGCCCTGGTGATGAAGGTCAACGCCGACGGCCCCGCCTGTCATACCGGCGAGCGCACCTGCTTCTACCGCGCCTTCACGTAA
- the nadA gene encoding quinolinate synthase NadA, translated as MASTATAEISARDYRDWAREVRARAAARDAVILAHTYQAPWIQEVADYVGDSLELSRQAAATGARVIVFCGVHFMAETAKVLSPDRTVLIPDPGAGCSLAETITADQLRAWKAEHPGAVVVAYVNTSAEVKAESDYCCTSANAVQVVQAIDPAREVLFLPDMFLGAHVERETGRKLEIWMGECHVHAGIEPADLDARLAEYPDAELHIHPECGCASHALYLNSTGALPRERTHVLSTAGMLRRAAATDARRVIVATETGLIHRLERVAPGRQYIAANEAAFCRYMKMITPENLLECLRLGVHEVTVEPAVADRARRAIERMIAIG; from the coding sequence ATGGCCAGCACCGCAACCGCCGAGATCTCGGCACGGGACTACCGGGACTGGGCGCGCGAGGTCCGTGCCCGGGCGGCGGCGCGGGATGCGGTCATCCTGGCGCACACCTACCAGGCTCCCTGGATCCAGGAAGTGGCCGACTATGTGGGCGACTCGCTGGAGCTCTCCCGCCAGGCGGCGGCCACCGGTGCCCGGGTCATCGTCTTCTGCGGCGTGCACTTCATGGCGGAGACCGCCAAGGTCCTCTCGCCCGACCGCACCGTCCTCATCCCCGACCCCGGGGCGGGCTGCTCGCTGGCGGAGACCATCACCGCCGACCAGCTCCGGGCCTGGAAGGCCGAGCACCCGGGCGCCGTCGTGGTGGCCTACGTGAACACCTCGGCCGAGGTGAAGGCGGAGTCGGACTACTGCTGCACCTCGGCGAACGCCGTCCAGGTGGTGCAGGCGATCGACCCCGCCCGGGAGGTCCTCTTCCTGCCCGACATGTTCCTGGGCGCCCACGTCGAGCGGGAGACCGGGCGCAAGCTCGAGATCTGGATGGGGGAGTGCCACGTGCACGCCGGCATCGAGCCCGCCGACCTCGATGCCCGCCTGGCCGAGTACCCCGACGCCGAGTTGCACATCCACCCGGAGTGCGGCTGCGCCTCGCACGCCCTGTACCTCAACTCCACCGGCGCCCTGCCCCGGGAGCGGACCCACGTGCTGAGCACCGCCGGCATGCTGCGCCGGGCCGCCGCCACCGACGCCCGGCGGGTGATCGTCGCCACCGAGACCGGGCTGATCCACCGGCTCGAGCGGGTGGCGCCTGGCCGGCAGTACATTGCCGCCAATGAAGCGGCCTTCTGCCGCTACATGAAGATGATCACCCCGGAAAACCTGCTCGAGTGCCTGCGCCTGGGCGTCCACGAGGTGACGGTGGAACCCGCCGTCGCCGACCGGGCCCGCCGGGCGATCGAGCGCATGATCGCGATCGGATGA
- a CDS encoding HisA/HisF-related TIM barrel protein produces MFTIFVAIDLSGGRVVRLLRGDPAAATVYGEDPVATARSWQDGGATFLHVVDLDGAIRGQPANAAVIEQILRSVDIPVEVAGGIRSVEAIGRWLDAGAARVCVGTRAIDEEFLDAALGRYGDGVVAAMDARGGTVQVAGWQSSSALSTGEVLGRLARAGAPRVLFTDIGRDGTLEGPNLDATREVLDAGMGVIASGGVSGVGDIEALVGLGHPRLEGVVVGKALYSGAVTLADALAAAAKGA; encoded by the coding sequence GTGTTCACGATCTTCGTTGCCATCGACCTGTCCGGGGGCCGGGTGGTGCGCCTGCTCCGGGGCGATCCCGCTGCCGCCACGGTGTACGGCGAGGATCCGGTGGCCACCGCCCGTTCCTGGCAGGACGGGGGCGCCACCTTCCTGCACGTCGTCGACCTGGACGGGGCGATCCGCGGCCAGCCAGCCAACGCGGCGGTGATCGAGCAGATTCTCCGGTCGGTGGACATCCCGGTGGAGGTGGCGGGCGGGATCCGCTCGGTGGAGGCCATCGGCCGGTGGCTGGATGCCGGGGCCGCCCGGGTGTGCGTCGGTACCCGGGCCATCGACGAGGAGTTCCTGGACGCTGCCCTCGGCCGCTACGGCGACGGGGTGGTGGCGGCGATGGATGCTCGTGGCGGCACCGTGCAGGTGGCCGGGTGGCAGTCGTCCTCGGCGCTGTCCACCGGGGAGGTGCTCGGCCGGCTCGCCCGGGCGGGGGCGCCCCGGGTGCTGTTCACCGACATCGGCCGGGATGGCACGCTGGAGGGGCCCAACCTGGACGCCACCCGGGAGGTCCTCGACGCCGGGATGGGGGTCATCGCCTCGGGCGGGGTCTCCGGGGTGGGCGACATCGAGGCCCTGGTGGGCCTCGGCCACCCCCGGCTGGAGGGCGTCGTGGTGGGCAAGGCCCTGTACTCCGGGGCGGTCACGCTGGCCGACGCCCTGGCGGCCGCCGCCAAGGGCGCCTGA
- the hisF gene encoding imidazole glycerol phosphate synthase subunit HisF, producing MLAKRVIPCLDVHAGRVVKGVQFVDLVDAGDPVELAAFYDREGADEVVFLDITASHEGRETMLEVAHATAESVFIPLTVGGGARGIDDVRRLLRAGADKVSINTAAVERPELISEGAEEFGAQCIVVAIDARRRAGGSGWEVFTHGGRRGTGRDAVEWAARAQALGAGEILLTSMDRDGTKDGYDLELLAAVNAGITIPLVASGGAGTLQHFSDAVLSGGADAVLAASLFHFGQLRVAEVKDHMAADGIAVRR from the coding sequence GTGCTGGCCAAGCGGGTCATCCCGTGCCTGGACGTGCACGCCGGGCGGGTGGTGAAGGGCGTGCAGTTCGTCGACCTGGTGGACGCCGGCGACCCCGTCGAGCTGGCCGCCTTCTATGACCGGGAGGGCGCCGACGAGGTGGTGTTCCTGGACATCACGGCGTCGCACGAGGGCCGGGAGACCATGCTGGAGGTGGCCCACGCCACCGCCGAGAGCGTCTTCATCCCGCTCACCGTGGGCGGCGGTGCCCGGGGAATCGACGATGTCCGCCGCCTGCTGCGGGCCGGGGCGGACAAGGTGTCGATCAACACCGCCGCCGTCGAGCGCCCCGAGCTGATCTCGGAGGGGGCCGAGGAGTTCGGCGCCCAGTGCATCGTCGTGGCCATCGACGCCCGCCGGCGGGCGGGCGGGAGCGGCTGGGAGGTCTTCACCCACGGGGGCCGGCGGGGGACCGGCCGGGACGCCGTCGAGTGGGCCGCCCGGGCGCAGGCGCTGGGGGCGGGCGAGATCCTCCTGACGTCCATGGACCGGGACGGGACCAAGGACGGCTACGACCTCGAGCTGCTGGCGGCGGTCAACGCCGGGATCACCATCCCGCTGGTCGCCTCGGGCGGGGCGGGGACCCTGCAGCACTTCTCGGACGCCGTCCTGTCCGGAGGCGCCGACGCCGTCCTGGCCGCCTCGCTGTTCCACTTCGGCCAGCTCCGGGTGGCCGAGGTGAAGGACCACATGGCCGCCGACGGGATCGCTGTGCGCCGCTGA
- a CDS encoding SDR family oxidoreductase, whose product MAAALITGASSGIGKEFAELCARDHRDLVLVARSGDRLTELGERLAHDHGVGVTVIPLDLAEHGAPETVLKVVEAKGLEVDLLINNAGFGLKGAVAELGAAEQAGMLELNVVALTVLTRLFLDGMRARGRGAILNVASTAGFQPGPLMAVYYASKAYVLSFTEALANELAGSGVTATALCPGPTVTGFSARAGTAGTKLFRGPKMGARAVAEAGYAAMQAGRPVVIPGLRNKVLAFGVRLGPRKWVTQIARGMQETRR is encoded by the coding sequence ATGGCGGCAGCGCTGATCACCGGAGCCTCCAGCGGCATCGGCAAGGAGTTCGCCGAGCTGTGCGCCCGGGATCACCGGGACCTGGTCCTGGTCGCTCGCAGCGGCGACCGGCTGACCGAGCTGGGCGAGCGGCTCGCCCACGATCACGGCGTCGGCGTCACCGTCATCCCGCTCGACCTCGCCGAGCACGGGGCCCCCGAGACCGTGCTGAAGGTGGTCGAGGCGAAGGGCCTCGAGGTGGATCTGCTCATCAACAACGCCGGCTTCGGGCTCAAAGGGGCCGTCGCCGAGCTGGGCGCCGCCGAGCAGGCCGGGATGCTGGAGCTCAACGTTGTCGCCCTGACCGTGCTCACCCGGCTGTTCCTCGACGGCATGCGGGCCCGGGGCCGGGGCGCCATCCTCAATGTCGCCTCCACCGCCGGCTTCCAGCCCGGTCCGCTGATGGCGGTGTACTACGCCTCCAAGGCCTACGTGCTGTCGTTCACCGAGGCCCTGGCCAACGAGCTGGCGGGCTCCGGGGTCACCGCCACCGCCCTGTGCCCGGGGCCGACGGTGACCGGTTTCTCCGCCCGGGCGGGGACGGCGGGCACCAAGCTGTTCCGGGGGCCCAAGATGGGCGCCCGGGCCGTGGCCGAGGCGGGCTACGCCGCCATGCAGGCGGGCCGCCCCGTGGTGATTCCCGGCCTGCGCAACAAGGTGCTCGCCTTCGGCGTGCGGCTGGGCCCGCGCAAGTGGGTGACCCAGATCGCCCGGGGCATGCAGGAGACCCGGCGCTAG
- the hisB gene encoding imidazoleglycerol-phosphate dehydratase HisB, translating into MSDTGPPEPRTASVDRVTRETKISVQLNLDGSGETTVETGVGFFDHMLDQLGRHARLDLTVHAEGDLHVDSHHTVEDVGIALGTALAQALGDKRGIRRYGWAAVPMEEALILVAIDLSGRPLLAYDAPVPTEQIGNYDPDLTEEFFMALTRTGGITLHVRLLAGRNPHHIVEGVFKAVAKALAIAVEIDPRAAGAVPSTKGVL; encoded by the coding sequence GTGAGCGACACCGGACCGCCCGAGCCCCGCACCGCATCGGTCGACCGGGTCACCCGGGAGACGAAGATCTCCGTGCAGCTGAACCTCGACGGCAGCGGGGAGACCACCGTCGAGACCGGGGTGGGCTTCTTCGACCACATGCTGGACCAGCTCGGCCGCCACGCCCGCCTGGACCTCACCGTCCACGCCGAGGGCGACCTGCACGTCGACTCCCACCACACGGTGGAGGATGTGGGCATCGCGCTCGGCACGGCCCTGGCCCAGGCGCTGGGCGACAAGCGGGGCATCCGGCGCTATGGCTGGGCGGCGGTGCCGATGGAGGAGGCGCTGATCCTGGTGGCGATCGACCTCTCCGGGCGCCCGCTGCTGGCCTATGACGCCCCGGTGCCCACCGAGCAGATCGGCAACTACGACCCCGACCTCACCGAGGAGTTCTTCATGGCCCTCACCCGCACCGGCGGTATCACGCTGCACGTGCGGCTGCTGGCCGGGCGCAACCCGCACCACATTGTCGAGGGGGTCTTCAAGGCGGTGGCCAAGGCGCTGGCGATCGCGGTGGAGATCGACCCCCGGGCGGCCGGTGCCGTCCCCTCGACCAAGGGGGTGTTGTGA
- the hisD gene encoding histidinol dehydrogenase has protein sequence MRRIDLRADPSAPIPRPPAGAEPVEAVRAIMDAVRERGDAAVLEFTERFDGARLESLRVPEAEIKAAAADAPADLMAAMQEAADRIRAFAEHQALTPWQATIGGALLGETIQPLARAGIYVPGGRAAYPSSVLMSAVPAAVAGVPEVALCTPPAADGSVPAPTLAAAHLAGVTEVYKVGGAQAVAAMAYGTESIPAVEVIVGPGNLYVALAKREVSGTIAIDSVAGPSEIAIVAGPGQDSDIIAADLVAQAEHGPLGAFPLITWDPDLPARVEAALDAVVTRIGASRELLGILDDGCCAVLVADQAQGIEAAERFAPEHIELLFEGAEEAALTLRNAGAIFVGPWAPVSLGDYLAGSNHVLPTAASARFASGLRTAHFQRASALIVGNEAALSAARGHLNVFATAERLPNHARAVEARFSGAGADGVQGATEAQGELQ, from the coding sequence ATGCGGCGCATCGATCTCCGGGCCGACCCCTCGGCCCCCATCCCCCGCCCGCCTGCCGGTGCCGAGCCGGTGGAGGCCGTGCGCGCCATCATGGACGCCGTCCGGGAGCGGGGCGACGCCGCCGTGCTCGAGTTCACCGAACGCTTCGACGGTGCCCGCCTGGAGTCCCTCCGGGTGCCGGAGGCGGAGATCAAGGCAGCCGCCGCCGATGCCCCGGCGGACCTCATGGCCGCCATGCAGGAGGCCGCCGACCGCATCCGGGCCTTCGCCGAACACCAGGCGCTCACGCCCTGGCAGGCCACCATCGGTGGGGCGCTGCTGGGGGAGACCATCCAGCCGCTGGCCCGGGCGGGCATCTACGTGCCCGGGGGCCGGGCGGCGTACCCCTCGTCGGTGCTGATGTCCGCCGTGCCCGCCGCCGTCGCCGGGGTGCCCGAGGTGGCGCTCTGCACGCCGCCCGCCGCCGACGGTTCGGTGCCCGCCCCCACCCTGGCGGCTGCCCACCTGGCCGGCGTCACCGAGGTCTACAAGGTGGGCGGGGCGCAGGCGGTGGCCGCCATGGCCTACGGCACCGAGTCGATCCCGGCGGTCGAGGTGATCGTGGGGCCGGGCAACCTGTACGTCGCCCTCGCCAAGCGGGAGGTCTCGGGCACCATCGCCATCGACTCGGTGGCCGGGCCGAGCGAGATCGCCATCGTGGCCGGCCCCGGGCAGGACTCGGACATCATCGCCGCCGACCTGGTGGCCCAGGCCGAGCACGGCCCGCTGGGCGCTTTCCCGCTGATCACGTGGGACCCCGACCTCCCCGCCCGGGTGGAGGCGGCCCTCGACGCAGTGGTCACGCGCATCGGGGCCAGCCGCGAGCTGCTGGGCATCCTGGACGACGGGTGCTGCGCGGTGCTGGTGGCCGACCAGGCCCAAGGCATCGAGGCCGCCGAGCGCTTCGCCCCCGAGCACATCGAGCTGCTCTTCGAGGGCGCCGAGGAGGCCGCCCTGACCCTGCGCAACGCCGGGGCGATCTTCGTCGGGCCGTGGGCGCCGGTGTCGCTGGGCGACTACCTGGCGGGGAGCAACCATGTCCTACCCACCGCGGCGTCGGCCCGTTTCGCCTCCGGCCTGCGCACCGCCCACTTCCAGCGGGCCAGCGCCCTCATCGTCGGCAACGAGGCGGCGTTGAGCGCTGCCCGCGGCCACCTGAATGTCTTCGCCACCGCCGAGCGGCTGCCCAACCACGCCCGCGCCGTCGAGGCCCGCTTCTCCGGCGCCGGGGCCGACGGGGTCCAAGGGGCCACCGAGGCCCAAGGGGAGCTGCAGTGA